CGCCTGGCGTCGAGCTCGTAGAACTACCCGAATGCCGTGCCGGCAGAGCGACACCGACAAGAACGATGGAGGGTCTCTTCCTCCATCGCCCTTTGCTTCTCCACCTCTGCGTCGGCTGGACGTGACGGAACCCCGACTTCGCCGTCGCAATGGCTGGCAGTAGGGCCGAACAACTCTCCGCGGCGCGCAGCCGGGCCGCCGCCATTTCCTAAACACTGGCTTCTGCGAGCTCCCTGGCACAGCGCAAGTCTTTAGAAGCGGTGAACTCGTCGGCCGGCGCGATTTCCTGGTATTCGACGTCGCGTAGAAGTACTCGCGTCGCGAGTTCACCAGGTTGACCCGCTGGCCGACGAAGTGCTGGCGGAGCATGGTTTCGATGCCCACTGCGTCTTTCGAGGAGAAGAATGCGTGCACGTCCAAGAGGAAAGGAACGGAAGCGTCTCGAGTTCGCGCACACGATCCATGCGCGATGACAAACGACGTCCGGCCTGACCGCAGCGCGCTCATGGCCTTCTGCACCAGCACCTCGGTCCGCGTATCCACGGACGATGTCGCCTCGTCCAGGATCAGTACCGACGGACGGGCCAGGAACGCCGGTTAGCAGCTGCTTCTCCCCCGCCGAGACGTTGGCGCCCTCGTCGTCGAGTACTGTGTCGTAGCCCTGCGGCAGGGACTTCACGAACCGGTCCACGTACGTCGCCTTCGCCGCCTCGCCTCGGTGGCACCGAGCCAGCCGTAGGCGATGTTGTCCCGGATGGTCCCGCCGAACAGCCAGGTGTCCTGCAGCACCATGCCCATCCGCGAGCGCAGCTCGTGCCGGGACATCGCGGCCACGTCCACGCCGTCCAGCGTGATCCGCCCGGCGTCGAGCTCGTAGAAGCGCATCATCAGGTTCACCAGCGTGGTCTTGCCGGCCCCGGTCGGGCCAACGATCGCCACGGTCTGCCGTCGAGACCCACGCCGGTCACGGACGGAGCGATTGCTGAGGGAGAACAGTTCCTAGTCGTCGCCCACTAGGAAAATTCAAAAAAACGACTGTTGCAATCCTCATCAGATGTGACTAGAGTCACGTGGGTCAGGGTAAGAATTGGAGACCTCCTGTTGGAGGCTCCATTCTGCCCTTTTTTGTACCCAGAAAAGACCTCTGACAGAAGGGTTTCCCGACAGAGAGGTCGGGCAGTTGAGTAACTTGGTAATTCGCGGCGTGCAGGACGTGGTCGCCTACATCGATGATCGTCCCAAAATTTCCGGCAGAGCCGGCTTGATCTGGTGGCTGGCCCTTGGCGGCCTGTTCCTGGATGCTTTTTCCAACTCGGCCTTGAGCGCCGGGCTTGGCCCAATGACAAAAGATCTTCATCTGAGCGCAGCCCAGGTTGCACTCCTCACTTCGCTCGCGTCCTGGGTCGCAATCGCCTTCAATCCCATCGGCGGCTGGATGGCGGACCGCTGGGGCCGGATCGCACCGCTTATTCTCGCTAAAGCCCTTGCCCTCATCGGCGCAGCTGCAGCCGCGTTCGCCCCGAACTTCGAGCTAGTGCTGACGGGCCGTTTCTTCGTTGGAGCCGCCTACGGCATCGACTTCGCGATCGCCATGGCTCTTCTGGCTGAATTTACTCCGGCAAAGTTTCGGAGTCGCCTGAATACCTGGCAGGGCATCTGGTACGTGGCGGTGAGCACCAACCTCGTGCTCGCCATCCTGTTCTACAACATGGGCACCGGCGCAGCCATCTGGCGCTACGCAGTAGGCTCAGCCGGCGTCGTTGCGCTGATTCTGCTGGTTGCCCAGCTGCGCTACCTGGTCGAAAGCCCCACTTGGGCTGCCCGCAAGGGACTCCTAGAGCGCGCCGCAACATCCATGACCAAGATCTATGGCCAAACGTTCACTGCAGCCCCAGAAGCCGACCGGCTTCCCATCTTGAACCAGGCCACGCGAGGCGTGGCGAATGTGGCACTCATCTTCAGGGGAAGCTACCTGCCGCGCACCATTCTGGCCGGAACGGTTCAGATGGCGCAGTCCATTCAGTACTTCGCAGTCGGGTGGTACCTGCCGATCATCAGCTTGACGCTCTTCGGCCAAGACTTCGTGGTGGCCACATTTGGCGCCCTCGTCTTCAACCTGTTCGGCATTGTGGGAGGGTTCCTCTCCCCGAAGATCGGCAATCGTCTGGGCCTCCGAAAGGCCTCAGCCCTTGGATTTGGCGCCGTCTTCATCATGCTGGTGGTGATGGGCCTCTTCTACCAAAGTATGCCGATCTTCCTGGCATTCTTGGTGCCTTCGTTGTTCATCCTGTTCCACTCAGGCGGCCCCGGCGCGAACGGCAAGAGCCTGTCGACACTTTCGTTCCGGAGCGAGCTTCGCGCAGGGGCAAATGGCATCATTGGGGCCATCGGAAGCGCCGGCGCGGCCCTCGGTCTGCTGGTGTTCCCACTTCTCAAGGAAGGGCTGGGCCTCGGACCGACCTTCCTGATCCTCTCCGTCGTTCCACTCATCGCCTGCATCGTGTGCTCGGTTATCAAGTGGGAGCCGACGCGAGCACTCCTCAGCCCGGACGAGGAACTGGACGCCCCGCAGTTCAAGAGCGACCTCGCCCGCATCGCGGTCCCCACCAGCTAGCCCGACGGAGCGATCAATGAAAGTGCCGGCCATCTTGTCCATAGACGAAGGGACTACAGGCACGCGCGCTGCCTGGGTCACGGCCGACGGCGGCGTGCACTCTCTCGAGTACCGCCACCTCACCGTGAACAGTCCACGAGCCGGGGTAGTGGAACAGGACGCAAACGAAATCCTGGCCAAGACTATCGATGCCTGCCGCTCCGTGGTTGCAGCCGCCGCTGCGGCCGGTGTCCAGCTGCAGGCCTTGGCCATCGCCACGCAGCGATCAACGGCGGTGTTGTGGGATACCCGCAGCGGCCGCGCTCTGGTCCCTGCAATGGTCTGGCAGGACAGCCGCTATGCCGAGGAACTGGCCGAGCTCGGCGGCAGCTGGAACGAACGCCTCGTCGCCGCCGTGGGACGTCCCACCGGAGTGCGTTCACCCTACCTGTGGGCCGCACACCACCTCCGGGAGAGCCCGGAAGTGGCTGCGGCCCACGGGGAAGGGCGGTTAGGCTTCGGCACCGTCGAAACCTGGCTGCTCTGGAACCTGACCGTCGAGCGGAGCTACGTCGCCACCGCCACCAACGCCACCTCGGCCGGGGCCTACGTGCTGGCGGAGCATGCGTATGAAACGGCTTGGATTCAGGCGCTGGGCTTTCCCTTGGACCTGCTCCCGGAGTTGCGTCAAGACGTGGACGTGTTCGGCCATACGGACGCGTCCAAGATCGGCATTTCAGTGCCGGTGCTCGCCGCTTTGGGAGACCAGCACGCCGGGACCGTGGGGCTGGGGTGCATCAGACCTGGCCAGGCGATGTGCGTCCACGGCACGGGCAGCTTCGTTGACCTCGTCACAGGCGACACCCTGCCGCAGAAGCCCGGCTTGTATCCCGGGACCCTGACCCTCACGGGCTGGCGGCGGGAGCACCAATCGGTGTACGCGGTTGAAACTTTCACCGCCACTACCGGATCAGCCATCGACTGGGTCTGCAACACCCTGGGATGGTTCAGCTCCGCCCAGAAGGTCAGCGAGCTCGCCGGGACAGTTGACGGGTCCGGCGGGGTCATGTTCGTTCCGGCCCTGACCGGGCTCAGGACACCCGTGGTGGAACCAAAGGCGCGCGCCTCCCTCACCGGGTTCTCCCTCGCGTCGACCAAAGCCGAAGTGGCTTATGCCGTACTGGAAGGCATCGCCCACTCCGTCGCCACCAGCACGGAAGCCAACGCCGAAGTCGCCGGAATGGACGCAGACGAGATCGTCGTCGGCGGCGGCCTGTCCGGCAGCAATCCGCTTATCCAGATGCAGGCCGACCTGGTAGGCATCCCAATGCGGCGTCTGCCCGCCTCAGAAGCGGCAACGCTGCGGGGGGCCGCCTTCCTGGCCGGAGCGAATGGCCTGCTGTGGGACACGCTGTACGAAGCCGTTTCAGTGCTGGGCGACGGCGAAATTTTCCTTCCCCGACTTTCTGAGACGCAACGAGCCGAACGACGCCTGAGATGGGCGGCCCGTATTTCGGCCGAACTCGAACTGGCGCGCATTTAGGGCGGTACGCCCGCCTCAGCCCGCGCCACCAAACGTAAAGCCACAGATCAGACAGATCAGCAGGCGCACATAGAGAGACATAATCCATGATTTCCATGCCTTCACGTAAACCTCGGGTGGACCGCGCCCGGATGGTCTCCGATACGCCGCTCAGAATAGACCGTGCGGAACAGATCGGCAGCCTTGACAGTGGACGATTCGACATCGTCGTCGTGGGCGGCGGCGTGACCGGTGCCTACACAGCGATGGACGCGGCTCAACGCGGCTACCGGGTGGCCCTGTTAGAGAAAAACGATTTTGCCTCCGGTACTTCCTCCAAGTCATCCAAGATGATCCACGGCGGCCTGCGCTACATCGAACAAGGCAATCTGCCGCTCGTGCGTCACTCACTACTGGAGCGTCAACGGCTGCGCAAGAACGCCCAACACCTCGTACAACGCTTGCCGTTCCTGTTTCCCATCCTGTCCAAGGACGGCGTTTTCGACCGAAGACTGGCGGCCGGTTTCGAAAGCCTGTTGTGGACGTACGATCTGGCCGGGGGCTGGCGCGAAGGTGTAATGCACCAGAAGCTGACAAAGAACGAGGTGCTCTCCCACTGCCCCACCTTCAAGGCGGATCACTTAGAGTCCGGCCTCATGTATTACGATGCGCGGGCGGACGACGCCCGACTCACGCTGGCCCTCGCCCGGACGGCTGCCTTCCACGGCGCCACCGTTCTCAATGGCGCCAAAGTCAGCGACGTGACGCGTCAGGGGGGGAAGGTGAACGGCGTCGTGGTCGAAGTCGATGGCCGGGAGATCCGTGCTGAAGCCGGCGTCGTCGTGGTTGCTACCGGCGTGTGGCTCCGCGACTGGACGGGCGCGGGCTCAGGCGTTGATGCACCCAACATCCGCCCGGCAAAGGGCGTTCACGTCGCCGTGCCCTGGCTGAAAGTCCGCAACGACTGCACCGTCACCATCCCGATTCCCGGACGTAACCGCCGCGCCACGATCACGCGTTGGGGAGACACGTCCTACCTCGGCACCACAGACGACGACTATGACGGCGACTTGGACGACGTCAACTGCACCCGCGAGGAACTGGACTTCCTGCTGGATGGCGCCCGCACCGCCCTGAACATCGATATCGAACCGGAGGACGTCCTAGGCAGCATCGGCGGCTGCCGCCCGCTGGTGGCCCCGCCGGGAGGGAAAACCCTTGAGGTCAAACGCAACCACGAGATCCGAACGGACCCGGACGGTCTGGTCACGGTGGTCGGAGGGAAACTGACGACGTCCCGCCACATGGCGGAACAGACTGTCGACGCCGCTCAAGCAGTCCTCGGTCTGCGGCGCCCCTGCAGGACCAAGAACAGCTACCTTTTGGGAGCGGCGGGCTACGACGCCGAAGCGATCACAGCCACAGGAGGGCTGGCCTCACACCTAGGAGAGCGGTATGGCACGGAGGCCCGATTCGTGACAGATATTCTCTCGGAAGACCCAGCGCTGAACGTCCCGTTGGTCGAGGGCCTGCCCTACCTTGAGGCGGAGGTGATCTACTCCGCGCGCTACGAAATGGCCCGCAACGTGGATGACATACTCTCGCGGCGCACCCGTTCGCGCATCATGTCCCGGGATGCCTCCGCCGCTTCTGCGGCACGCGTGGGCGAACTGCTGATGAAAGAACTCGACCTGCCAGCAACCGAAGTCGAGGCCCAGGTGGCCTCCTACCGAAGCCAAATTGCGCACGAACGTGCAGTCCTGATGGGAGAGAACCAGAAATGATTAGCAAAGAAGCGGTTAAGCGTGGCTACAACCGCGGGAACTACACCGTGGGCGCACCAACCCAGCCTCGCTTCGCCCAGAGCGTCGGCGACGTAGCCGGCGAACCGGCCTTCTCAATCAACCCCGTAACCGTTCCGAAGGAGACTGTCGAACGCCTCCGGGCCGCAGCAGACCAGGTCATTACCGACCCCGCCCTCGTAAGGGAGGGCACCCGAGACTGGTGGGCCGGGACCATGATCGCCGAAACGGGCGGCCGCCCGACAACCCCCGAAGCGGTGATTGTGCGCGTGTCCAGTACCGAACAGGTGCAAGAGGTCATGCGGATCGCGTACGCGGATAACCTCCCGGTCACTGTGTCCGCCGGTCGGAGCAACGTCACCGGATCAGCTTTGCCAGTCAGCGGCGGTATCGTTCTGGATGTCTGCGGTCTTAACAAGTTCACCGCCTATGACGAGGAAAGCCAGCTCGTTGAGGTGGAGGCCGGTGTTTTCGGCGACATCTTCGAGGAGCAGATCCAGTCGGAGTATGGCATGACGCTGGGGCACTGGCCCTCCTCCTACGCCATCAGCACCGTGGGCGGCTGGGTCGCGTGCCGAGGCGCTGGTCAGCTCTCCACCCGGTACGGCAAGATCGAGGACATGGTCCACGGACTCGACGTCGTCCTGGCCAACGGTGACCTCGTTAGCCTCGGTAACGGCACTCGGGCTGCCGTCGGGCCCGATCTTTTGCAGCTTTTCATCGGTTCCGAGGGCACGCTCGGCGTCATCACGAGAATCCGTTTCAAGTTGCATCGGTTGCCGGAGCACGGGCGGGCGATCGCCTACGGGTTCAATACTTTCGCTGAGGGCCTGGAGGCGTGCCGGCAGATCATGCAGCAGGGTGCCACGCCTGCAGCCCTGCGGCTATATGACGAGCTTGAAAGCGGCCTGCAGTTCGGTCTTCCCGACACGAACGTTCTGCTCGTCGCGGATGAGGGCGAGAAGGAGGTAGTTGAGGCCGGTCTGACCGTGAGCGAATCGGTCTGCGCTGGAAATGCCGTGAAACTCGACGGCGATGCCATCTTCGAACGGTGGTTGGACACCCGTTACCTGACAGGCAAGAGCGCGGAGGGGTTCAAACCCAGCCCAGGTCTCGTGGCGGACACCTTGGAGATGATCGGAAACTGGAGGGACCTGCCGGCCATTTACGACGAGGTCGTGGCGGCAATCAACGCCGTGCCCGGTACCTTGGCTGGTTCCGCTCACCAGTCGCACGCTTATGTTGACGGCGCCTGCCTGTACTTCTCGCTGCGCGGAGAGGTACCGGTCGGCGACAGGGCGGGCTGGTATCGTGCGGCATGGGACGCGGCCAACGAGGTGATTCTCCGGTATGGAGCCACCCTCAGCCATCATCACGGCGTCGGCCTCCTGCGCGCGCCGTATATGGCGGAGTCGCTGGGTAGCGGATTTGAAGTACTCCGCGCCGTCAAGACCGCGCTGGATCCCAAGAACCTGCTCAACCCGGGCAAGCTGGGACTGTAATTTCACTACGGTTGATCCATTGTCCGCTTGCGTCCCTTGATCACGAGATGAGACCTCAAGAATGATTGATTTTCCCGAAGATCTGGACGCAAAGCTGACCAGGAACCCGGTGATTGCCTCCGTCTTCGGTGCGGAGTCCGTTGCCGGGTTCCTGAACTCCGACTGCCAACTCTGCATCCTGGCCAACGTTTCCCTCCACGAGTTGGAGGGACTGCTGCAGCTGCTGGACCGAGCCGGAAAATTCACCTTCGTCAACATGGATGCCTGCTCCGGGCTGGGACAGGACCGTGGCGCAGTCGAGTACCTGAAAAAGATAGGGACCCAAGGCATTGTCAGCACTAAGACGGCCATGATCCAGCGTGCCAACAGCCTGAGCATGGTGACCATGCAAAAGGTCTTCGTAACGGACCGGTCCAACCTGCCCCGCAGCGCGGCCGCGCTGGAGCAAAGCAAACCTCACCTGGTGCAGGTCATGCCCTGGCCCGTGATCTCACACCTGACAGAGGGTGAGAAGCGCAGCCTCTCACCCTTCGTCGCTGCCGGCTTCGTCCGTACCGGGGCCGACGTGGCCACGGCGCTGAGAGCGGGCGCAAAGGGCGTCTCCACCAGCGCCAAGGAGCTGTGGGATCAAGCTGGCCGTTAGCCAAGTTAATCGACTATCCACGAAGGAGAACCGCTAGTGGCAGAGAAGTATCTTCAGGTGATCGCCCACTACCGCGCGAAGGCAGACGAGGTGGAAGCGGTCGCCTACCTCCTCGAAGACCTTTCGGCGGCCAGCCGTGCAGAGGAAGCCAATATCTCCTACGACTACTTCCAAGGAGTCCACGACAAAGCGCATTTCGTCATTCTCGAGCGCTATCGGGATGCGGAAGGATTCGCCGCTCATCGTGACCAGGAGCATTTCAAAACCATCGGCATCGGGCAGATCATACCGAGGCTCGAAAGCCGGCTGGTTGAGTCGTATGAGGGGAGCCTATAAGGGTGACTAGCTAGGCGGTCTACTGGGACGAAAAATTGCGGACCCTCGAAGGATGGGCGAATGCTGTGTATCGACCTGCCACAACAGAGGCAAGCTACCTGTCATACCCGAGCCGGAGACCTCACACAGGTTTACTGCTGAACGCATAGCGGTAGTAATCCGCGAGAGAAAGCTGGCTCGCGGCTTCCTCGTCGACGACAACGGTCGCCCTCGGGTGCAGTTGCAGCAAGGACGCGGGGCACATGCTTGATAGCGGACCTTCAATTGCCGCAGCGAGGGCGCGTGCTTTGCCCTTTCCCTGCGCGACAAGAATAAGCTGCCCAGCCTCAAGAATTGTGCCCAGTCCCTGGGTGATGCAGTGCCTCGGGACTTCAGCGGCGGTGTTGAAGAATCGCGCATTGTCCGCCCTGGTTTGCTCGGTCAGCGTCTTGATCCGGGTGCGAGACGTCAGCGACGACGTGGGTTCGTTGAAGCCGATGTGGCCGTTGGTGCCGATACCGAGGAGCTGGACATCAATTCCGCCTGAGTCACTGATTGCAGCCTCGAATTCTCTGCAGGCCTGCTCGTGATCGGGTCTCCCGCCGTCGGGAACTGTCACGTTCTCGAACATCATGCCGAGCGGCTCCGCGATTTCGCGTTGCACGACGGCAGCGTAGCTGGCCGGGTGCCCGGGGGCGAGACCGACGTACTCGTCGAGGGCGAAGCCCCGTGTCGCAGCCAGGTCAATTTCGGTGGCGTGACGCATCCTGGCGAGTTCTGCATAGACAACCATGGGCGAACTCCCCGTGGCGAGGCCAAGGACGGCATCCGGTTTTATGCGAACCGTCTCGGCGATGATTCGTGCGGCGATGCGCCCGACTGCGTCCGGCGTTTCAGCAATGATGACTTCCATTGTTCTCCAATTCGTAGACGCCCCCGGCGGTGTTCCGGCGCTACCGCGCCCCGCCTTGGCTCCGGTCATGGACGACCCGATAGGTGTTGCGCAGCGCCTCCATGGATGCGTCGTAGGAGGCCTGGGCCACCGCGGTGAAGAGGCAGTCGACGACCATGAGCTGGGCGATGCGGCTGCCGAGCGCGCCTGAACGGAACGCGCTCTCTCTGGCCGAAGTGGTTAGAACAACGTCGGCCGCCGCGGCCACCGGAGAACTGTCAAAGTTGGTGATGGCTATGGTGGCCGCCCCGGATTGGCGAGCGACGGCAAGGAAGTCCACAGTGTCGCGGGTGCGGCCGGAATGCGATATGGCGATGGCCACGCAGGATGAGTCCAGCGTTGCGGCAGCCGTCCACGCCGAATGAGGGTCAGGCCAGTTGATCACCGTTCGGCCGACGCGCGAAAGTTTTTGTTGCAGGTCGAGGCCGACGAGCGAACCGGCGCCCATACCGAAGGTGTCGATCCGGCGGGATCCGGTTAGTAGCCGGACCGCTTGTCCCAGGGCCTTGGTATCCAGTGCCCGTGCGGTATCTGAGATGGACAGCGTCTCATTGATGGCTACTTTGGCCACAATGTCCTCCAGGGAATCGTTGCGGCCAATGTCGCCGGAGAGCGGCGGGAGGCTCGAAGTAGCCATTTCTTGGCGCATCGCTTCCCGGGTGAGGTCCATCAGCAGGTCCTTGTAATGGGAGTACCCCATCCGTTTGTAGAAACGCACCACCGATGTGGTGGATGTTTCACAACGGTCGGCAAGTTCGGCCACTGACAGCGTGGCCCCCTCCGCGGGGCTGTCCACGAACACTTGGGCGATGCGTCTCTCAGAGGGTCGCAGCGACGGCAAAGCTGCCCGGATGCGGATCAGCACTGCTTCAGACTCCGCCGCCTCTACTGCACCCTTCGCCATTCTGTTCCCTCTCCACCGCGCCGCCGACGTCGGACGTCAAAGTCTCCGTGTGATCGGCCTCGTAAAACTCTTTAGGGAATATCTTTACATGATTCAGGTCACATGGGTAAGTTAATGACCAACCCGGATCATCGATGCTCTCTGGGGGACCTGCGACAGCCGGTGCGGCAGGGCAGGAGGCATCACTTGTCACTGAGGAGACCAAACCATGCAAAGCGGTTCCCGATTCATCCGTGGCACGCTTTCGGCATTCGCAATAGCCGCAGCAGTGTCCGTCACCATTACTGGCTGCGGAGCCCAGTCCGCCCAACCGGCTGCGACGGCCGGCAAGGCCGGTGGCAACCTGGTCGTGGGTATTACCACCGATCCCGATACCCTCCTCCCGTGGAAGGCCACCCAGTTCCAGGCCGTCTCCGTTCTGCAGAACATCTACGGAACGCTGACAGAGTTCGACAAGGATTTGGCAGTCGTTCCCGGCCTGGCGAAGTCCTGGGAGGCTTCCGATGGCGGAAAGACACTAACCTTCAAGCTTCGTGAGGGCGTCAAGTTCAGCGACGGCAGCGCCTTTGACTCCAAGGACGTCAAGTTCTCCCTGGACAAGATCAAAGCGGAAGCTACAGGCGCTGTGGCCCGCACTTCGCTCGCAGCCGTGACGGCTGTGGAAGCCCCGGACCCTGCCACTGTTGTCCTGCGGCTGTCCGCTCCGGACGCGGCCCTGCCATCCAACCTTGCTGTCGTGAACATGGCAATTCTTTCCTCGGACGACACGGAGCAGTCGCTGATGAAGACTCCCAACGGAACGGGCCCCTTCGCGTTGAAGGAACGAGTCGCCAGTCAGTCGCTGAAGCTGGCCCGTAACGATTCCTACTGGGGAGATAAGGCCAAACTCGATACTGTCGAGATGCGCGTCATTCCGGACGAAAACTCCATCGTTTCGGCCATGCAGTCCGGAAACGTGAATTTCGCCGTGTTCAACAGCCCCCTGGTGGCCAAAACCGCTGCAGGACCGAACATGTCCGTTGCCAAGACGCCCCAACTCAGCTACCACGCCCTGCAGTTGAACGCGCAACGCGGGGACCTAAAGGACGTCAACGTCCGCCTGGCAATCCAGTGCGCCGTGGACCGGCAGCAGGTGCTCGATACAGCGGCACTCGGCGAGGGTGAGGTCACCGGGCCTGTAACCTCCCCAGCGTTTAAGTCGAACGCGGACGACCGCCCGTGCCCCAAACGGGATCTCTCTAAGGCCGCTGACTACCTCAGCAAGGCCGGCAAAAAAGATGGCGTAACGCTCTCAACGATCGTCTCCCAGGGAGAGTACGCCACCTCAGTGGATGAGGCCCAGAATCTGAAGTCCCAGCTCGCCGAAGCGAAAATCACCCTCAATGTTGAGGTACTGGAGTCAGGCGCTTTCGTTACGCGGTGGAAGGCTGGCGACTTCGACGCAGCCGTGGCCCTCAATGGCGGCCGGCCGGATCCCGATGGGATGTACGGGCGCTACTTCACCAGCACGGGCAACCTCAACAAGGTAGCGGGCTACAGTTCTCCGGCCCTTGATGCACTCTTCGCCGAGGGCAAAGCCAGCACCGACCCGCAGAAGCGGAAGGACATTTACGCGAAGGTCTCCAAGGAACTTGAGAACAACGCTGCCTGGGTGTGGCTGTTCACCAGCTTCACGTACACCACCACCACTTCCTCGGTCCAGGGCTTTGTCCCGATGGCCAACGGCTCGCTGCAATACCTGCGGACCACAACCATCAACTAGCCGTCGTCAGCGGGGTCCTGGTCCGCCAGGGCCCCGCGACTGGCGAGAAATCCAGGCATATGTTTC
The nucleotide sequence above comes from Arthrobacter sp. KBS0702. Encoded proteins:
- a CDS encoding nitrate/nitrite transporter, which produces MSNLVIRGVQDVVAYIDDRPKISGRAGLIWWLALGGLFLDAFSNSALSAGLGPMTKDLHLSAAQVALLTSLASWVAIAFNPIGGWMADRWGRIAPLILAKALALIGAAAAAFAPNFELVLTGRFFVGAAYGIDFAIAMALLAEFTPAKFRSRLNTWQGIWYVAVSTNLVLAILFYNMGTGAAIWRYAVGSAGVVALILLVAQLRYLVESPTWAARKGLLERAATSMTKIYGQTFTAAPEADRLPILNQATRGVANVALIFRGSYLPRTILAGTVQMAQSIQYFAVGWYLPIISLTLFGQDFVVATFGALVFNLFGIVGGFLSPKIGNRLGLRKASALGFGAVFIMLVVMGLFYQSMPIFLAFLVPSLFILFHSGGPGANGKSLSTLSFRSELRAGANGIIGAIGSAGAALGLLVFPLLKEGLGLGPTFLILSVVPLIACIVCSVIKWEPTRALLSPDEELDAPQFKSDLARIAVPTS
- a CDS encoding FGGY family carbohydrate kinase; this encodes MKVPAILSIDEGTTGTRAAWVTADGGVHSLEYRHLTVNSPRAGVVEQDANEILAKTIDACRSVVAAAAAAGVQLQALAIATQRSTAVLWDTRSGRALVPAMVWQDSRYAEELAELGGSWNERLVAAVGRPTGVRSPYLWAAHHLRESPEVAAAHGEGRLGFGTVETWLLWNLTVERSYVATATNATSAGAYVLAEHAYETAWIQALGFPLDLLPELRQDVDVFGHTDASKIGISVPVLAALGDQHAGTVGLGCIRPGQAMCVHGTGSFVDLVTGDTLPQKPGLYPGTLTLTGWRREHQSVYAVETFTATTGSAIDWVCNTLGWFSSAQKVSELAGTVDGSGGVMFVPALTGLRTPVVEPKARASLTGFSLASTKAEVAYAVLEGIAHSVATSTEANAEVAGMDADEIVVGGGLSGSNPLIQMQADLVGIPMRRLPASEAATLRGAAFLAGANGLLWDTLYEAVSVLGDGEIFLPRLSETQRAERRLRWAARISAELELARI
- a CDS encoding glycerol-3-phosphate dehydrogenase/oxidase, which gives rise to MISMPSRKPRVDRARMVSDTPLRIDRAEQIGSLDSGRFDIVVVGGGVTGAYTAMDAAQRGYRVALLEKNDFASGTSSKSSKMIHGGLRYIEQGNLPLVRHSLLERQRLRKNAQHLVQRLPFLFPILSKDGVFDRRLAAGFESLLWTYDLAGGWREGVMHQKLTKNEVLSHCPTFKADHLESGLMYYDARADDARLTLALARTAAFHGATVLNGAKVSDVTRQGGKVNGVVVEVDGREIRAEAGVVVVATGVWLRDWTGAGSGVDAPNIRPAKGVHVAVPWLKVRNDCTVTIPIPGRNRRATITRWGDTSYLGTTDDDYDGDLDDVNCTREELDFLLDGARTALNIDIEPEDVLGSIGGCRPLVAPPGGKTLEVKRNHEIRTDPDGLVTVVGGKLTTSRHMAEQTVDAAQAVLGLRRPCRTKNSYLLGAAGYDAEAITATGGLASHLGERYGTEARFVTDILSEDPALNVPLVEGLPYLEAEVIYSARYEMARNVDDILSRRTRSRIMSRDASAASAARVGELLMKELDLPATEVEAQVASYRSQIAHERAVLMGENQK
- a CDS encoding FAD-binding oxidoreductase, with protein sequence MISKEAVKRGYNRGNYTVGAPTQPRFAQSVGDVAGEPAFSINPVTVPKETVERLRAAADQVITDPALVREGTRDWWAGTMIAETGGRPTTPEAVIVRVSSTEQVQEVMRIAYADNLPVTVSAGRSNVTGSALPVSGGIVLDVCGLNKFTAYDEESQLVEVEAGVFGDIFEEQIQSEYGMTLGHWPSSYAISTVGGWVACRGAGQLSTRYGKIEDMVHGLDVVLANGDLVSLGNGTRAAVGPDLLQLFIGSEGTLGVITRIRFKLHRLPEHGRAIAYGFNTFAEGLEACRQIMQQGATPAALRLYDELESGLQFGLPDTNVLLVADEGEKEVVEAGLTVSESVCAGNAVKLDGDAIFERWLDTRYLTGKSAEGFKPSPGLVADTLEMIGNWRDLPAIYDEVVAAINAVPGTLAGSAHQSHAYVDGACLYFSLRGEVPVGDRAGWYRAAWDAANEVILRYGATLSHHHGVGLLRAPYMAESLGSGFEVLRAVKTALDPKNLLNPGKLGL
- a CDS encoding glycerol-3-phosphate responsive antiterminator; amino-acid sequence: MIDFPEDLDAKLTRNPVIASVFGAESVAGFLNSDCQLCILANVSLHELEGLLQLLDRAGKFTFVNMDACSGLGQDRGAVEYLKKIGTQGIVSTKTAMIQRANSLSMVTMQKVFVTDRSNLPRSAAALEQSKPHLVQVMPWPVISHLTEGEKRSLSPFVAAGFVRTGADVATALRAGAKGVSTSAKELWDQAGR
- a CDS encoding putative quinol monooxygenase; translation: MAEKYLQVIAHYRAKADEVEAVAYLLEDLSAASRAEEANISYDYFQGVHDKAHFVILERYRDAEGFAAHRDQEHFKTIGIGQIIPRLESRLVESYEGSL
- the nagB gene encoding glucosamine-6-phosphate deaminase; this translates as MEVIIAETPDAVGRIAARIIAETVRIKPDAVLGLATGSSPMVVYAELARMRHATEIDLAATRGFALDEYVGLAPGHPASYAAVVQREIAEPLGMMFENVTVPDGGRPDHEQACREFEAAISDSGGIDVQLLGIGTNGHIGFNEPTSSLTSRTRIKTLTEQTRADNARFFNTAAEVPRHCITQGLGTILEAGQLILVAQGKGKARALAAAIEGPLSSMCPASLLQLHPRATVVVDEEAASQLSLADYYRYAFSSKPV
- a CDS encoding MurR/RpiR family transcriptional regulator codes for the protein MLIRIRAALPSLRPSERRIAQVFVDSPAEGATLSVAELADRCETSTTSVVRFYKRMGYSHYKDLLMDLTREAMRQEMATSSLPPLSGDIGRNDSLEDIVAKVAINETLSISDTARALDTKALGQAVRLLTGSRRIDTFGMGAGSLVGLDLQQKLSRVGRTVINWPDPHSAWTAAATLDSSCVAIAISHSGRTRDTVDFLAVARQSGAATIAITNFDSSPVAAAADVVLTTSARESAFRSGALGSRIAQLMVVDCLFTAVAQASYDASMEALRNTYRVVHDRSQGGAR
- a CDS encoding ABC transporter substrate-binding protein encodes the protein MSVTITGCGAQSAQPAATAGKAGGNLVVGITTDPDTLLPWKATQFQAVSVLQNIYGTLTEFDKDLAVVPGLAKSWEASDGGKTLTFKLREGVKFSDGSAFDSKDVKFSLDKIKAEATGAVARTSLAAVTAVEAPDPATVVLRLSAPDAALPSNLAVVNMAILSSDDTEQSLMKTPNGTGPFALKERVASQSLKLARNDSYWGDKAKLDTVEMRVIPDENSIVSAMQSGNVNFAVFNSPLVAKTAAGPNMSVAKTPQLSYHALQLNAQRGDLKDVNVRLAIQCAVDRQQVLDTAALGEGEVTGPVTSPAFKSNADDRPCPKRDLSKAADYLSKAGKKDGVTLSTIVSQGEYATSVDEAQNLKSQLAEAKITLNVEVLESGAFVTRWKAGDFDAAVALNGGRPDPDGMYGRYFTSTGNLNKVAGYSSPALDALFAEGKASTDPQKRKDIYAKVSKELENNAAWVWLFTSFTYTTTTSSVQGFVPMANGSLQYLRTTTIN